A section of the Bacillus sp. HSf4 genome encodes:
- a CDS encoding endolytic transglycosylase MltG produces the protein MTRQSIQAFAGGMILATAVLAGAFYLTDNGKAEASKDGQKISDADVKTYLKDNQQVSVKREEYQELLHYKETALKQADASQTKKDKENEQKNEKKKETKYKLEIKSGMSTAEIADLLEKEKVISSADDFKDYVKKTGYESKIKAGKFELKRGDSLKNIVKTLSK, from the coding sequence ATGACCAGACAAAGTATACAGGCTTTTGCCGGAGGCATGATCTTGGCGACGGCGGTTCTTGCAGGCGCATTTTATCTGACTGACAACGGCAAGGCCGAAGCTTCAAAGGACGGTCAGAAAATCAGTGACGCGGATGTCAAAACCTATTTGAAAGACAACCAGCAGGTTTCTGTTAAACGTGAAGAATACCAGGAGCTTCTGCACTACAAAGAGACGGCGCTTAAGCAGGCTGACGCCTCCCAAACGAAAAAAGACAAAGAAAACGAGCAAAAAAACGAGAAGAAAAAAGAAACCAAATACAAGCTTGAAATTAAAAGCGGCATGAGCACTGCAGAGATCGCAGACCTCCTTGAAAAAGAAAAAGTCATCTCATCCGCCGACGACTTCAAAGATTATGTGAAAAAGACCGGATATGAATCCAAAATCAAAGCCGGCAAATTTGAATTAAAACGCGGAGACAGTTTGAAAAACATCGTCAAAACACTGTCCAAATAA
- the pstB gene encoding phosphate ABC transporter ATP-binding protein PstB: MSAVTAVKTKNVYQINDLNLWYGEHHALKNIHLTIPEYEITAIIGPSGCGKSTFIKTLNLMINMVPNVKMTGEISYNGSNILNSKVDLVELRKKVGMVFQKGNPFPQSIFDNVAYGPRIHGQRNKKVLHEIVEKALVDVALWDEVKDRLHSQALGLSGGQQQRLCIARALATNPDVLLMDEPTSALDPVSTLKIEELMLQLKEKYTIAIVTHNMQQASRISDQTAFFLMGELIECNDTVKMFSSPSDHRTKDYITGRFG; encoded by the coding sequence GTGAGCGCTGTAACAGCAGTAAAAACAAAAAATGTGTACCAGATCAACGATTTGAATTTATGGTACGGTGAGCATCACGCTTTAAAAAACATTCATCTGACCATTCCTGAATATGAGATCACCGCCATTATCGGACCGTCGGGATGTGGAAAATCAACGTTCATTAAGACGCTGAACTTGATGATCAATATGGTTCCGAATGTCAAAATGACCGGTGAAATCAGCTATAATGGCAGCAACATCCTAAACAGCAAAGTCGATCTTGTCGAATTGCGAAAGAAAGTCGGCATGGTTTTTCAAAAAGGAAACCCATTCCCGCAGTCGATTTTTGATAATGTCGCATACGGCCCGAGAATTCACGGACAGAGAAATAAAAAAGTTTTACATGAAATAGTGGAAAAGGCGCTTGTTGATGTGGCGCTGTGGGATGAAGTGAAAGATCGTCTTCATTCTCAGGCGCTCGGCCTCTCAGGGGGCCAGCAGCAGCGACTCTGCATTGCAAGAGCGCTGGCGACAAATCCGGATGTATTGCTGATGGATGAACCGACATCTGCCCTTGACCCTGTATCCACTTTAAAAATTGAAGAACTAATGCTGCAGCTGAAAGAAAAGTATACGATTGCCATTGTCACTCATAATATGCAGCAGGCGTCCCGCATCTCTGATCAAACCGCTTTCTTTTTAATGGGAGAGCTCATAGAGTGCAATGATACAGTCAAAATGTTTTCAAGCCCAAGTGACCATCGGACAAAAGACTACATTACCGGCCGTTTCGGTTAA